One genomic region from Corallococcus soli encodes:
- a CDS encoding sensor histidine kinase — translation MDDTQKPKEALLAEVLALREALRRNNAELEQFAYVASHDLKAPLRGIANLSHWLEEDLGPRLGEESRRQLELLRGRVHRMEAMLDGLLDYSRAGRATHAPEPVDVGALIHTVMARLPEGDTARLEVGPGMPTLLTEHLPLQQVFMNLLSNALKHARGEHPLRVRVEAKAAQDFHHFSVADNGPGIAPAYHEKIFAPFQTLVARDKVEGSGMGLCVVKKLVEGRGGRVWVESSGGATFHFTWPRHEVERS, via the coding sequence ATGGACGACACCCAGAAGCCGAAGGAAGCGCTCCTCGCGGAGGTGCTTGCGCTCCGCGAAGCGCTGCGGAGGAACAACGCGGAGCTGGAGCAGTTCGCCTATGTGGCCAGCCACGACCTCAAGGCGCCCCTTCGGGGAATCGCGAACCTGTCCCATTGGCTCGAGGAGGATTTGGGCCCCCGGCTGGGGGAGGAGTCGCGCCGGCAGCTGGAGTTGCTGCGCGGGCGGGTGCACCGGATGGAGGCCATGCTCGACGGGCTGCTCGACTACAGCCGCGCGGGTCGCGCCACGCACGCCCCGGAGCCGGTGGACGTGGGCGCGCTGATCCACACAGTGATGGCGCGGCTTCCGGAGGGTGACACCGCGCGGCTCGAAGTCGGTCCCGGCATGCCCACCCTCCTCACCGAGCACCTTCCGCTTCAACAGGTCTTCATGAACCTTCTCTCCAATGCCTTGAAGCACGCGCGCGGCGAGCACCCGCTGCGGGTGCGGGTCGAAGCGAAAGCCGCACAGGACTTCCACCACTTCTCGGTGGCGGACAACGGTCCGGGCATCGCGCCCGCCTACCACGAGAAGATCTTCGCCCCCTTCCAGACGCTCGTCGCGCGCGACAAGGTCGAAGGCTCCGGAATGGGCCTGTGCGTGGTGAAGAAGCTGGTCGAAGGCCGCGGGGGCCGGGTGTGGGTCGAGTCCTCCGGGGGCGCGACCTTCCACTTCACCTGGCCCCGGCATGAAGTGGAGCGCTCGTGA